A window from Enterococcus mediterraneensis encodes these proteins:
- the nagE gene encoding N-acetylglucosamine-specific PTS transporter subunit IIBC, which produces MKAYMQRMGRSLMLPVATLPVAALFMGIGYWIDPSGWGGNNILAAFLIKAGSTILDNLGILFAVGLALGMSKDKDGASALAGLVAFLTPVTLVNSASVALFTKVDVEKVNVAFGAINNKNVFIGILAGLVAGAMYNRFSSVKLPMALSFFSGKRAVPIVTAGLMAIISALLIFIWPPVYNALVSFGELISGMGALGAGLYGFFNRLLIPTGLHHALNNVFWFNLAGIDDIGKFWASEGVKGVTGMYQAGFFPVMMFGLPAGALAIYQCARPEKKKVTASLMLAAAFASFFTGVTEPLEFSFMFVAWPLYVVHAVLTGISMFIAATFHWTAGFNFSAGFIDFFLSLRVPIANQPLMLLVLGLIMAIVYYFTFLFVIKKFNLMTPGREEGAGEAETDVDEFVAAGDSKFATLANQIYNALGGAANVTSIDNCTTRLRLQVNDTSTVDQGKIKATGVPGVKVIDGKNIQVIVGTEVQFVADEMAKLHGGIGKAVEKPTVAVVETETVVTGPQTQDIFAVANGQMVAVTEVADDVFSQKMMGDGFAVLPTSGEIFAPIAGTIMNIFPTKHAVGIKTDSGIEVLLHMGIDTVNLKGGPFTLYVEEGQRVARGQMIALVDLAELQKANKKSDMIVVFTNADKVDTLSIETGSLVKANEVIGSVKSK; this is translated from the coding sequence ATGAAAGCATATATGCAACGGATGGGTCGTTCCCTGATGTTACCAGTAGCAACATTGCCAGTAGCCGCGTTATTCATGGGTATCGGTTATTGGATCGATCCAAGCGGCTGGGGCGGCAACAATATTTTGGCTGCCTTTTTGATCAAAGCTGGCAGCACGATCTTAGATAACTTAGGGATTTTATTTGCAGTCGGTTTAGCATTGGGAATGTCAAAAGACAAAGATGGCGCTTCTGCGCTAGCCGGATTGGTGGCGTTTTTGACACCTGTTACATTGGTCAATAGTGCTTCTGTGGCATTGTTTACCAAAGTCGATGTAGAAAAAGTCAATGTCGCATTTGGCGCAATCAATAATAAAAATGTATTTATCGGGATCCTAGCTGGTTTAGTCGCCGGTGCAATGTATAACCGTTTCAGCAGTGTGAAATTACCGATGGCGTTATCTTTTTTCAGCGGAAAGCGCGCAGTGCCGATTGTAACAGCTGGTTTAATGGCAATTATTTCTGCTTTATTGATCTTTATTTGGCCGCCAGTTTACAACGCGTTAGTAAGTTTTGGTGAATTGATTTCCGGCATGGGGGCATTAGGAGCGGGTCTTTATGGGTTCTTCAACCGATTACTGATCCCAACTGGTCTGCACCATGCGTTGAACAACGTGTTTTGGTTTAATTTGGCAGGGATCGATGATATCGGTAAATTCTGGGCAAGTGAAGGCGTGAAAGGCGTTACCGGCATGTATCAAGCTGGTTTCTTCCCAGTAATGATGTTTGGCTTGCCTGCTGGCGCGTTGGCGATTTACCAATGTGCCCGTCCAGAGAAGAAGAAAGTGACTGCTTCATTGATGTTAGCAGCTGCATTTGCTTCTTTCTTTACTGGGGTGACTGAACCATTAGAATTTTCATTTATGTTCGTCGCTTGGCCTTTATATGTTGTCCATGCTGTATTGACTGGGATCTCTATGTTTATTGCGGCAACCTTCCATTGGACAGCAGGGTTCAACTTTAGTGCTGGATTCATCGACTTTTTCTTAAGTCTGCGCGTACCGATCGCTAATCAACCATTGATGTTATTAGTTCTAGGATTGATCATGGCAATTGTGTACTATTTTACGTTCCTATTTGTGATCAAGAAATTCAATTTGATGACACCAGGTCGTGAAGAAGGCGCCGGTGAAGCAGAAACAGATGTAGATGAGTTTGTGGCCGCTGGCGACAGTAAATTTGCAACACTGGCAAATCAAATCTACAATGCTTTGGGTGGAGCTGCAAATGTAACATCTATTGATAATTGTACGACACGCTTGCGTCTGCAAGTAAATGATACGTCAACTGTCGACCAAGGAAAAATCAAAGCTACCGGCGTACCGGGAGTAAAAGTTATTGATGGCAAAAACATCCAGGTGATCGTTGGAACGGAAGTCCAGTTTGTAGCTGACGAAATGGCGAAACTTCATGGTGGAATCGGTAAAGCCGTTGAAAAACCAACCGTTGCTGTTGTTGAAACTGAAACAGTCGTAACCGGTCCACAAACCCAAGATATTTTTGCAGTGGCAAACGGTCAAATGGTTGCAGTCACAGAAGTAGCAGATGATGTCTTTTCACAAAAAATGATGGGAGACGGTTTTGCTGTTCTACCAACAAGTGGTGAGATCTTTGCGCCGATCGCAGGTACCATCATGAATATCTTCCCAACAAAACACGCTGTCGGCATCAAAACCGATTCAGGCATCGAAGTTCTGTTACACATGGGGATCGATACCGTGAACCTAAAAGGCGGACCATTTACACTTTATGTAGAAGAAGGACAACGAGTTGCCCGTGGACAGATGATCGCGTTGGTCGATCTAGCTGAATTACAAAAAGCAAATAAAAAATCAGATATGATCGTAGTCTTTACGAATGCTGACAAAGTTGATACGTTATCGATTGAGACTGGCAGCTTGGTAAAAGCCAATGAAGTGATCGGCAGTGTAAAAAGCAAGTGA
- a CDS encoding PRD domain-containing protein, which produces MKIKKILNQNAVLVDDDGQEKVAIGKGVGFDKKRNDLIFHREIERMFVMEPEGQMKLQSLLNQIDEKFLFAAEHIIDHAETVLMEKLNEHVLIALTDHIAFAAENIQNGIVIRNKLLREIEVLYSEEFSIAQWAVDYLNKELAIPYTYDEAGYIAIHIHSGRSGQTSNHRSIREVTIVSEIIQLIEKELMIDIHSEQMALNYSRLANHLRLLLQRYHNQQYAVLDEEIVEMVKRKYPESYAVAKKIRVLLTKQYQMSTTSEELGYLVIHIERLRGAKD; this is translated from the coding sequence ATGAAAATCAAAAAGATTTTGAATCAAAACGCGGTCTTAGTTGATGACGACGGTCAAGAAAAAGTCGCGATCGGTAAAGGTGTTGGGTTCGATAAAAAGCGCAACGATCTGATTTTCCATCGTGAGATCGAGCGGATGTTCGTTATGGAACCGGAAGGACAAATGAAACTGCAAAGCTTGCTGAATCAGATCGATGAGAAATTTCTCTTTGCCGCGGAACATATAATTGATCACGCGGAGACCGTTTTAATGGAAAAGCTGAATGAGCATGTATTGATCGCATTGACAGATCATATTGCTTTTGCTGCTGAAAATATACAAAACGGTATTGTGATCCGCAATAAATTACTGCGAGAGATCGAAGTTTTGTATAGCGAGGAATTCAGTATCGCTCAATGGGCAGTAGACTATTTGAATAAAGAATTGGCGATTCCTTATACCTATGATGAAGCAGGTTATATTGCGATCCATATCCACAGCGGTCGCAGCGGACAAACTAGCAATCATCGCAGTATTCGTGAAGTCACGATCGTTTCAGAAATCATCCAGTTGATCGAAAAAGAGCTTATGATCGATATCCATTCAGAACAAATGGCGTTGAATTATTCGCGATTGGCGAATCATCTCCGCTTATTGCTGCAACGTTACCACAACCAACAATATGCCGTTTTAGATGAAGAAATCGTCGAAATGGTTAAACGCAAATATCCGGAAAGCTATGCAGTTGCCAAAAAAATCCGGGTACTTTTAACGAAACAATATCAAATGTCTACGACAAGTGAAGAGCTTGGCTATTTAGTCATTCATATCGAACGCTTGCGAGGGGCAAAGGACTAG